A region of Sulfuricella denitrificans skB26 DNA encodes the following proteins:
- a CDS encoding cytochrome b/b6 domain-containing protein — protein sequence MNKILVWDLPTRVGHWLLVASFAVAWLTGESETFRLVHVAAGYTMVAVLAFRLFWGIAGTRYARFSSFLFSPRQALDYLAGLLRGGKSHWVGHNPAGSYAIYLLILLGFASAGSGWAFYNELGGEWMEEFHEFLASTMLAVVGFHVAGVVVSGLLHRENLVRSMINGYKIGSSEEAISSKRVLWAVLLIGLAGWAAVTAFLP from the coding sequence ATGAACAAGATACTGGTTTGGGACCTGCCGACACGGGTCGGCCACTGGCTGCTGGTGGCGAGCTTCGCCGTGGCCTGGTTAACCGGTGAGAGTGAAACTTTCCGCCTGGTTCACGTTGCAGCCGGCTATACGATGGTGGCCGTTCTGGCTTTTCGATTATTCTGGGGCATCGCCGGTACGCGTTACGCGCGCTTCAGCTCGTTTCTGTTTTCGCCGCGGCAGGCGCTGGATTATCTCGCCGGGTTGCTGCGCGGCGGGAAGAGCCACTGGGTCGGCCACAATCCGGCAGGCAGCTACGCGATCTATCTGCTGATCCTGCTTGGATTCGCTTCAGCAGGTAGTGGCTGGGCGTTTTATAATGAGCTTGGTGGCGAATGGATGGAGGAGTTCCACGAATTTCTGGCCAGCACCATGCTCGCCGTGGTTGGATTTCACGTGGCCGGCGTTGTAGTGAGCGGATTGCTTCACCGCGAGAACCTGGTGCGTAGCATGATCAACGGTTACAAGATCGGGAGCAGCGAAGAGGCGATTTCATCAAAGCGGGTGCTGTGGGCGGTGTTGCTGATCGGGCTCGCTGGATGGGCTGCGGTGACGGCTTTCCTGCCCTGA
- a CDS encoding ATP-binding protein — MNFSNLSLQARLVALMLAAVTLFGVLAGYESYKNALHEVDEIFDAQLAQLGQTLLAVASHADDDETKNTGQAVHKYQQTIAFQVWATEEGSPRLILHSGTAPAALPAPLPPEGYSEGQWQGKQWRFYRQRDTRRNIEVMVGQTGMARNELAREVAWHNVAPFLFGIPLLAFAALMAISFGLRPLRKLAQELNLRSPERLDPIHLEDTPKEIKPVLDALSQLLTRVAATLENERRFTSDAAHELRTPLAALRAQVQAAMLTENSAERLESLHKALQGMDRMSHLVGQLLTLARLDELSASTHLEPVDLAAVTRECCAELGPEALARNIELELAAEDRAPISGSPDLLHVLVRNLLDNAIRYTPVGGHIDVAIQALNNSTHQLEVCDSGPGVPDEQLTQLGQRFSRFSPTQVEGVGLGLSIALRIAEIHQARIAFSRATTAGGLRVSAEFPPPSH; from the coding sequence ATGAATTTCAGCAACCTTTCTTTGCAAGCGCGCCTGGTTGCCCTGATGCTGGCTGCGGTGACCCTGTTCGGCGTGCTGGCGGGTTATGAAAGTTACAAGAATGCGCTCCACGAGGTGGACGAAATTTTTGATGCCCAGCTCGCCCAGCTGGGCCAGACCCTGCTTGCGGTTGCCTCCCACGCAGATGACGACGAAACAAAAAACACTGGCCAGGCCGTGCACAAATATCAGCAAACCATCGCATTCCAGGTATGGGCTACCGAAGAGGGTTCTCCCCGCCTTATTCTGCACTCCGGCACTGCGCCGGCGGCGCTTCCCGCCCCGCTTCCGCCGGAAGGCTACAGCGAAGGGCAGTGGCAGGGAAAACAGTGGCGCTTTTACCGGCAGCGCGACACGCGCCGCAATATCGAGGTGATGGTCGGACAGACAGGCATGGCCCGCAACGAACTGGCTCGCGAAGTGGCCTGGCACAACGTGGCGCCCTTCCTGTTCGGGATTCCTCTGCTGGCCTTTGCGGCATTGATGGCGATCAGCTTCGGCCTGCGCCCCCTGCGTAAACTGGCTCAGGAACTGAACCTGCGCTCGCCGGAACGGCTGGACCCGATCCACCTTGAAGATACCCCGAAGGAAATCAAACCGGTCCTCGATGCGCTCAGCCAACTACTCACCCGCGTCGCCGCAACGCTGGAGAACGAGCGGCGCTTTACCAGCGACGCCGCACACGAACTGCGCACCCCGCTTGCCGCATTACGGGCGCAAGTGCAGGCAGCCATGCTGACCGAGAACTCTGCGGAGCGCCTGGAAAGCCTGCATAAGGCATTGCAGGGCATGGACCGGATGAGCCATCTGGTAGGGCAGTTGCTGACACTGGCACGGCTTGATGAGCTTTCCGCCTCAACTCACCTCGAGCCGGTAGACCTTGCCGCAGTGACCCGCGAATGTTGCGCAGAACTGGGACCCGAGGCGCTTGCCAGAAATATCGAACTGGAACTGGCCGCAGAAGACAGAGCGCCCATTTCAGGCTCGCCCGACCTTCTGCACGTGCTGGTGCGCAATCTGCTAGACAACGCCATCCGTTATACGCCCGTAGGGGGGCATATAGACGTGGCGATACAGGCCTTGAATAATTCAACTCATCAACTTGAAGTCTGCGATAGCGGCCCCGGCGTGCCGGATGAGCAACTCACCCAGCTGGGTCAGCGCTTTAGCCGCTTCAGCCCGACCCAGGTTGAGGGTGTCGGGCTGGGATTATCCATCGCTCTGCGTATTGCGGAAATTCACCAGGCCCGCATTGCCTTCTCCCGTGCTACGACGGCTGGCGGACTCCGGGTGAGCGCCGAATTCCCGCCCCCTTCCCATTAA
- a CDS encoding 3'-5' exonuclease, which translates to MSLLKQMFGAKPQLTASQEDRLRAWRDQPEPDTRLPFDTSRLVVVDVETSGLNVRKDHLIAIGAVTVVNGKIILADSLDIVLQQSQVSGKDNILIHGIGGEAQRQGMHPADALLAFLEFLGKSPLIAFHVEFDQSMIGRAMKAHLGFRFEHTWADLAYVAPTLYPQLARRYRSLDQWMELFGIGNYARHSALADALATAELLLALRPQLEARQTMSFQGLRDLERERRLQTHPV; encoded by the coding sequence ATGAGCCTGCTAAAACAGATGTTCGGTGCGAAGCCTCAGCTTACTGCCAGCCAGGAGGATCGCCTGCGAGCCTGGCGGGACCAACCCGAACCGGACACTCGGCTTCCTTTCGATACCAGTCGACTGGTTGTAGTCGATGTCGAGACGAGTGGCCTCAACGTACGCAAGGACCACCTTATCGCCATCGGCGCTGTAACGGTAGTAAACGGCAAGATCATTTTGGCCGACAGCCTGGATATCGTCTTGCAACAAAGCCAGGTCAGCGGCAAGGACAACATCCTGATTCACGGCATTGGCGGCGAAGCCCAACGCCAGGGCATGCATCCAGCAGATGCCCTGCTCGCATTTCTGGAGTTTCTGGGCAAGTCCCCGCTCATCGCCTTCCACGTCGAATTCGACCAGAGCATGATAGGCCGAGCCATGAAAGCGCACCTCGGATTTCGATTCGAACATACATGGGCCGACCTGGCCTACGTTGCACCGACCCTCTACCCGCAGCTGGCACGCCGATATCGCTCGCTCGACCAGTGGATGGAATTATTCGGCATCGGCAACTACGCTCGTCATAGCGCCCTGGCTGACGCCCTGGCCACTGCCGAACTATTGCTTGCCCTGCGACCTCAGCTGGAAGCACGACAGACCATGAGCTTCCAGGGCCTGCGCGATCTTGAACGTGAACGACGGCTTCAAACTCACCCGGTCTGA
- a CDS encoding sodium:solute symporter family protein: protein MELKTLTFIVVGLSFALYIGIAIWARAGTTKEFYVAGGNVHPIINGMATGADWMSAASFISMAGLIAFLGYGGSVYLMGWTGGYVLLAVLLAPYLRKFGKFTVPQFIGDRYYSQTARIVAVICLIFISFTYVAGQMRGVGIVFSRFLEVDITTGLIIGMGLVFFYAVLGGMKGITYTQVAQYIVLIFAYTIPAVFISLQIAGNPLPQLGLGGHTGDMYFLDKLNQTVTDLGFAAYTSGNKSMIDVFCITLALMAGTAGLPHVIVRFFTVPTVHDARLSAGWALVFIAILYTTAPAVGAMARYNLHATVNTAVATGGDVFAPESSIQGETRPEWMKRWEKTGLIKWEDKNGDGRIQYYNEKSKDPAFLAKVEAAGWKGNELGSDKKGKFDGTVDRDIMVLANPEIAGLPNWVIALIAAGGIAAALSTAAGLLLVISSSISHDLLKSVFAKGISEKGELMAGRIAAAVAVCVAGYLGYNPPGFVAQVVAFAFGLACASLFPTIVMGIFSKTMNRGGAIAGMLTGLIFTMTYIVYFKRDVLLGMDKVPDSQWLFGISPEGIGVIGMILNFVMAYIVMKMTPACPEHIQHLVEGIRYPRGARAAQAQH from the coding sequence ATGGAACTTAAAACTCTGACATTTATCGTAGTGGGACTCTCCTTTGCCCTCTACATCGGCATCGCCATCTGGGCGCGTGCCGGAACCACCAAGGAATTCTACGTTGCCGGCGGTAACGTGCATCCGATTATCAACGGCATGGCAACCGGCGCCGACTGGATGTCTGCCGCGTCATTCATCTCCATGGCCGGCCTGATTGCCTTCCTCGGTTATGGCGGTTCCGTCTACCTGATGGGATGGACCGGTGGTTACGTGCTGCTGGCCGTGCTGTTAGCTCCGTACTTGCGCAAGTTTGGCAAGTTCACCGTGCCCCAGTTCATCGGCGACCGTTATTATTCCCAGACGGCACGGATCGTGGCAGTGATCTGTCTGATCTTCATCTCCTTCACCTATGTTGCCGGCCAGATGCGCGGCGTCGGTATCGTGTTCTCCCGCTTCCTCGAAGTGGATATCACGACTGGCCTGATCATCGGTATGGGCCTGGTGTTCTTCTACGCCGTGCTCGGTGGCATGAAGGGCATCACCTATACCCAGGTGGCGCAATACATCGTGCTGATCTTCGCCTACACGATTCCGGCGGTGTTCATTTCTCTACAGATCGCCGGCAACCCGCTGCCCCAGTTAGGTCTGGGCGGTCACACGGGAGACATGTACTTCCTGGATAAGCTGAACCAGACCGTGACCGATCTGGGTTTTGCCGCCTATACCTCGGGCAACAAGAGCATGATCGACGTGTTCTGTATCACTCTGGCCCTGATGGCGGGTACGGCCGGTCTGCCGCACGTGATCGTGCGTTTCTTCACGGTACCTACGGTGCATGACGCCCGTCTTTCCGCCGGTTGGGCCCTGGTCTTCATCGCCATACTTTACACCACTGCCCCCGCAGTCGGCGCCATGGCCCGCTACAATCTGCACGCTACGGTGAATACCGCTGTCGCTACAGGTGGCGATGTCTTCGCCCCCGAGTCGAGCATTCAGGGCGAAACTCGTCCCGAGTGGATGAAGCGCTGGGAGAAGACCGGTCTGATCAAGTGGGAAGACAAGAACGGCGACGGTCGCATCCAGTACTACAACGAGAAGAGCAAGGACCCTGCTTTCCTGGCCAAGGTCGAGGCTGCCGGCTGGAAAGGCAACGAGCTGGGCTCTGACAAGAAGGGCAAGTTCGATGGCACGGTCGACCGCGACATCATGGTGCTGGCCAACCCAGAGATTGCCGGCTTGCCTAACTGGGTGATCGCCCTGATCGCCGCCGGTGGTATTGCCGCCGCTCTGTCCACTGCCGCCGGTCTGTTGCTGGTGATCTCGTCTTCCATCTCGCATGACCTGCTCAAGAGTGTGTTCGCCAAGGGCATCTCCGAGAAGGGCGAGTTGATGGCAGGGCGTATTGCCGCCGCCGTCGCGGTGTGTGTGGCCGGTTACCTGGGCTACAATCCGCCGGGTTTTGTCGCCCAGGTGGTGGCCTTCGCCTTCGGCCTTGCCTGCGCTTCGCTGTTCCCGACCATCGTGATGGGCATTTTCAGCAAAACGATGAACCGGGGTGGCGCCATTGCCGGCATGCTTACCGGTCTGATCTTCACCATGACCTACATCGTCTACTTCAAGCGCGATGTGCTGCTGGGCATGGACAAGGTGCCTGACAGCCAGTGGCTGTTCGGCATCTCGCCAGAAGGCATTGGCGTGATTGGCATGATCCTCAACTTCGTCATGGCATATATAGTGATGAAGATGACCCCTGCCTGCCCGGAGCATATCCAGCATCTAGTGGAAGGAATCCGCTACCCACGTGGCGCTCGCGCTGCCCAGGCGCAGCACTGA
- a CDS encoding response regulator, whose protein sequence is MRVLLVEDDTLLGDGIQKSLGHLGFTVDWLRDGRQAVHALASETYAAVVLDLGLPQLDGLTVLRSARETGLQTPVLILTARDEKSDKLKGFSLGADDYVVKPVDMEELAARLHALIRRSGGHATARLGIGAIEIDPAAHQAWREGQPVELSAREFAILELLMRNAGRVLTRMQLEESLYGWGDSVESNTIEVFIHHLRKKLGADFIRTLRGIGYSVERQA, encoded by the coding sequence ATGAGAGTTCTGCTGGTCGAGGATGACACCTTGCTCGGTGACGGCATCCAGAAAAGCCTCGGCCATCTGGGTTTCACCGTTGACTGGCTGCGCGATGGACGGCAAGCCGTGCATGCGCTGGCGAGCGAGACTTACGCCGCGGTCGTGCTTGACCTCGGATTGCCGCAGCTCGACGGTCTTACCGTGCTGCGTTCGGCGCGAGAAACCGGATTGCAGACCCCCGTCCTGATCCTGACCGCCCGCGACGAAAAATCGGACAAGCTCAAGGGATTCAGCCTGGGCGCGGACGATTACGTGGTCAAGCCGGTCGACATGGAAGAACTGGCGGCGCGGCTGCACGCACTGATCCGGCGTTCCGGCGGCCACGCCACGGCACGCCTGGGCATCGGCGCCATCGAGATCGACCCCGCGGCGCACCAGGCATGGCGCGAGGGTCAGCCGGTCGAACTCTCAGCCAGAGAGTTCGCCATTCTCGAGCTACTGATGCGAAACGCCGGCCGCGTCCTCACCCGTATGCAACTCGAAGAGAGCCTTTACGGCTGGGGCGACAGCGTCGAAAGCAACACCATCGAGGTATTCATCCACCATCTGCGCAAAAAACTGGGCGCCGATTTCATCCGCACCCTGCGCGGCATCGGCTATAGCGTGGAGCGGCAGGCATGA
- a CDS encoding cation:proton antiporter produces MTDLAIHFSGFFIIVTALGIGAQWLAWRFRLPAILLLAIAGLAAGPGLGLIRPSEQLGAMLNPLVGLMVSIILFEGGMNLRFHELREAGPGVRRLGTAGVAITFFLGSIAAYYVGGLSWPVAMLFGAIIVVTGPTVIMPLLRQARLKQRPASLLKWEGIINDPTGALLAVLVFEYFLYFGSDAAILQVLSGLAAALTAAITLGVGGGYLLGKAFSRDDVPEFLKAPVTLAFVLLCYGLANLAQHEAGLLATTLLGMTIGNMQLRSIEELRRLKEYVSILLVSGIFVILTANLDPHILTRLDWRSGVLLALVVFAIRPVSVLLSTVGLGMNWRERVLLAWIAPRGVVAVTVAGVFAASADAQGYAGADLLLPLIVSLVLLTVILHGSTIGWLARRLGLASANQNGILIVGASNWSTDLAIQLKEMNISVLIADSRWHNLNEARLSGIRTHYGEILSEHAEMALELNDMGFLLATTANDAYNALVCSRFAPEFGSNQVFQLPMHDTAEAQEKKSIKLAHRGVIALRPMATKEELERRNYRNWKFKKTHFTQTYSYENHLQIEPEEALPTLMLRPDGTVLFYSEQFPLKPVDGDILLSYVPPVQEKAAKPSEQAQ; encoded by the coding sequence ATGACTGATTTGGCAATTCACTTTTCCGGTTTTTTTATTATCGTCACTGCCCTGGGTATCGGCGCGCAATGGCTGGCCTGGCGCTTTCGACTCCCCGCCATACTCCTGCTTGCGATAGCCGGCCTTGCGGCAGGACCCGGGCTAGGATTGATTCGGCCCAGTGAACAGCTTGGCGCCATGCTTAACCCTCTTGTTGGGTTAATGGTGTCTATTATCCTGTTTGAGGGGGGAATGAATCTCCGCTTTCATGAGCTCAGGGAAGCCGGACCAGGCGTTAGGCGGCTGGGCACCGCGGGCGTTGCAATCACTTTTTTTCTGGGGAGTATTGCTGCCTATTATGTTGGTGGCCTTTCCTGGCCGGTAGCAATGCTTTTTGGCGCCATCATCGTTGTCACGGGGCCGACGGTCATCATGCCTTTGCTCCGCCAGGCAAGACTCAAGCAGCGCCCTGCCTCATTGCTCAAATGGGAGGGAATTATCAACGACCCGACAGGCGCGTTGCTGGCGGTTCTGGTGTTCGAGTATTTTCTGTATTTTGGGTCCGACGCTGCGATTCTCCAGGTGCTGAGTGGATTAGCAGCCGCCCTCACAGCCGCAATAACACTGGGAGTAGGCGGCGGCTATTTATTAGGCAAGGCATTCAGCCGGGACGATGTGCCTGAGTTTCTGAAAGCGCCGGTTACGCTCGCCTTTGTCCTGCTTTGCTACGGCCTTGCCAACCTGGCCCAGCATGAGGCCGGCCTGCTTGCGACTACCCTGCTGGGGATGACCATAGGTAACATGCAGTTGCGCAGCATCGAAGAGTTAAGACGGCTCAAGGAGTATGTCTCCATCCTGCTGGTATCCGGCATTTTTGTCATCCTGACGGCGAATCTGGACCCTCACATACTGACCCGGCTTGACTGGCGTAGCGGTGTGCTGCTCGCCCTCGTCGTGTTCGCGATACGGCCGGTCTCCGTCCTGCTATCCACCGTGGGGCTCGGTATGAACTGGCGGGAGCGCGTCCTTCTTGCCTGGATTGCTCCGCGCGGGGTCGTTGCGGTCACTGTGGCCGGAGTGTTCGCCGCAAGCGCGGACGCGCAAGGTTACGCGGGGGCCGACCTCCTGCTTCCCTTGATCGTGTCCCTCGTCTTGCTTACCGTCATCCTGCATGGCTCGACTATCGGTTGGCTCGCGCGCCGACTGGGGTTGGCTTCGGCAAATCAGAACGGCATCCTTATTGTTGGCGCTTCAAACTGGAGCACCGATCTCGCCATCCAGCTCAAAGAAATGAATATCTCGGTGCTGATTGCCGATTCCAGATGGCACAACCTGAACGAGGCCCGTCTGTCCGGTATTCGCACCCACTATGGGGAAATTCTCTCGGAACACGCCGAAATGGCACTTGAACTCAACGACATGGGATTCCTGCTGGCCACTACTGCCAACGATGCCTACAACGCTTTGGTCTGCTCGCGATTTGCTCCAGAATTCGGGAGCAATCAAGTATTCCAGCTTCCCATGCATGATACCGCTGAGGCGCAGGAGAAAAAGAGCATCAAGCTTGCTCACCGTGGCGTAATCGCCTTGCGGCCAATGGCAACCAAGGAAGAATTGGAACGCCGGAACTACCGCAACTGGAAGTTCAAAAAAACGCACTTTACGCAGACGTACTCTTACGAAAATCATCTTCAGATAGAGCCTGAAGAAGCCCTGCCGACACTAATGTTGCGTCCAGACGGAACGGTTTTATTCTATTCCGAGCAATTCCCGTTAAAACCGGTAGATGGCGACATTCTGCTGAGTTATGTGCCGCCGGTTCAGGAGAAAGCAGCAAAGCCATCCGAGCAAGCCCAGTGA
- a CDS encoding diheme cytochrome c → MKIFIAILLIALSSSALADGRKLAVPGNPLWQTECGSCHMAYPPQLLTAANWRQMMKGLDSHFGANATLDAKEGAEILAFLERYAARDQRYSANTQRITDTAWFQREHREVSNSVWTHAKVKSRANCTACHVTAERGDWSEHSIRMPDGRRWE, encoded by the coding sequence ATGAAAATATTCATTGCCATTCTTTTGATTGCACTCTCGTCTTCAGCGCTGGCCGATGGCCGCAAGCTTGCAGTGCCCGGCAACCCCCTATGGCAGACCGAGTGCGGCAGCTGTCACATGGCTTATCCACCCCAACTGCTGACGGCGGCAAACTGGCGGCAGATGATGAAAGGACTGGATAGCCACTTTGGTGCCAACGCTACATTGGATGCGAAGGAAGGCGCCGAAATACTGGCCTTCCTCGAGCGCTATGCGGCGCGCGATCAGAGGTACAGCGCGAACACGCAGCGCATCACCGATACGGCGTGGTTTCAGCGCGAGCACCGCGAGGTGTCGAATTCGGTTTGGACGCATGCCAAGGTTAAAAGCCGCGCCAATTGCACTGCCTGCCATGTGACCGCCGAGCGCGGCGACTGGTCGGAGCACAGCATCCGCATGCCTGACGGGCGGCGCTGGGAATAA
- a CDS encoding DUF4212 domain-containing protein: protein MSNPQGFDPKAYWSATLKLLVITLIIWFLVSFGAGILFRDALDGIHLGGYPLGFWFAQQGSIFVFVGLIFWYAKRMDKIDREHDVHED from the coding sequence ATGTCGAACCCGCAAGGCTTTGATCCCAAGGCGTATTGGAGCGCCACACTGAAGCTTCTTGTTATAACCTTAATCATTTGGTTCCTCGTTTCATTTGGTGCCGGCATCCTGTTCCGCGATGCGCTGGATGGCATCCACCTCGGAGGTTATCCGCTCGGCTTCTGGTTCGCCCAGCAGGGTTCCATCTTTGTCTTCGTTGGCCTGATTTTCTGGTACGCCAAGCGTATGGACAAGATCGACCGCGAACATGACGTCCACGAAGACTAA
- a CDS encoding TauD/TfdA family dioxygenase: MPIQARWPDHQAGDNLEWEIAKVGVAPVAGQHCWLAWRFFIAPAKVGILLGRQDTRHSRFFMSHPRFNPFGLDNDVDYQSWRSLKLENYPASFADLVVQVNDPRHLTRSEHEAILALCRKTNMALHVSKVGQEADKEVARQLGLQFGLERLDRNLLADDDGITSIAVHASGERQHYIPYTDRPIKWHTDGYYNPPERKIWAVQLHCVSSAASGGSNGLMDHEIAYILLRDANPDYIRALMEPDVMTIPARMDDDGIARPDQTGPVFSLHPTSGDLHMRYTARTRSISWKKTPLVEAAVAFLDELLNSDSPYIFRGRLEPGMGLICNNVLHDRTAFSDDESSRRLLYRARYYDRIKGTELAVAYPA, translated from the coding sequence ATGCCGATCCAGGCGCGCTGGCCAGACCATCAGGCCGGTGACAACCTGGAGTGGGAAATAGCCAAAGTTGGCGTCGCGCCTGTTGCCGGCCAGCACTGCTGGCTGGCCTGGCGTTTCTTTATCGCTCCGGCAAAGGTGGGTATACTCCTCGGCAGACAGGATACACGCCATTCGAGGTTTTTCATGAGCCATCCCCGCTTCAATCCCTTCGGACTCGACAACGATGTCGACTACCAGAGCTGGCGCAGTCTCAAGCTGGAAAACTACCCGGCCAGCTTCGCTGATCTGGTGGTGCAGGTCAACGATCCGCGCCACCTGACCCGATCCGAACATGAGGCCATTCTGGCGCTGTGTCGCAAGACCAACATGGCGCTACACGTCAGCAAGGTGGGGCAGGAAGCCGACAAGGAAGTTGCACGCCAGCTGGGCCTGCAATTCGGTCTGGAGCGCCTCGACCGTAATCTGCTTGCCGATGACGACGGCATCACCTCGATCGCCGTGCATGCCAGTGGCGAGCGTCAGCATTACATTCCGTATACCGACCGTCCGATCAAGTGGCACACCGACGGCTATTACAATCCGCCCGAGCGCAAGATCTGGGCGGTGCAGCTGCACTGTGTGAGCAGCGCGGCCAGCGGCGGATCCAATGGTTTGATGGATCATGAAATCGCTTACATTCTGCTGCGCGATGCCAACCCTGATTACATTCGCGCCCTGATGGAGCCGGATGTCATGACCATCCCCGCGCGCATGGATGATGACGGCATTGCACGGCCGGACCAAACCGGCCCGGTGTTTTCCCTGCACCCGACCAGCGGTGATCTGCATATGCGCTACACTGCCAGAACGCGGAGCATCAGCTGGAAAAAGACGCCCTTGGTGGAAGCTGCCGTCGCCTTCCTCGATGAGTTATTGAACAGTGATTCGCCCTATATTTTCCGCGGTCGCCTGGAGCCGGGCATGGGCCTGATCTGCAACAACGTGCTACATGACCGCACCGCATTTAGCGACGATGAGAGCAGTCGACGTTTGCTGTACCGGGCTCGTTACTATGACCGCATCAAGGGCACGGAACTGGCAGTAGCGTACCCTGCCTGA
- a CDS encoding DUF1924 domain-containing protein, with protein sequence MTAKKIGVAILFIVGAGVAYAETPSSLITGYTAEAARATPGFAPSAERGQSLFMRKWGVSKTMPSCATCHSDQPTAEGKHVVTSKRIAPLSPAVNPKRFTNLAKVEKWFGRNCKEVVGRECSAAEKADFIQFVSKGSQI encoded by the coding sequence ATGACTGCAAAGAAAATCGGCGTCGCCATTCTGTTTATTGTAGGCGCTGGCGTCGCCTACGCGGAAACTCCATCTAGCCTGATTACCGGCTACACTGCCGAGGCCGCGCGTGCCACGCCGGGTTTTGCCCCTTCAGCGGAGCGCGGTCAAAGTTTGTTCATGCGCAAATGGGGGGTGTCGAAAACCATGCCGAGTTGCGCGACCTGCCATAGCGATCAGCCCACGGCGGAAGGCAAGCATGTGGTGACCAGCAAGCGCATCGCCCCGCTTTCTCCCGCCGTAAACCCGAAACGCTTTACCAATTTGGCCAAAGTCGAGAAATGGTTCGGGCGCAATTGCAAGGAAGTGGTCGGACGCGAGTGCAGCGCGGCGGAAAAAGCCGATTTTATTCAATTTGTCAGTAAAGGGAGCCAGATATGA
- the hemA gene encoding glutamyl-tRNA reductase, with the protein MQLFTLGINHQTAPLAVREQVAFHAETLEQALHDLVDHRQVKEAAILSTCNRTEIYCNTDSPQQTIEWLANFHHIKKQAIEPHLYTLPQNEAVKHAFRVASGLDSMVLGETQILGQLKQAVNTAERAGTLGTLLHKLFQRTFSVAKEVRTQTEIGANSVSMAAAAVRLAERIFPSIKDQNVLFIGAGEMIELCANHFAAQHPKHITVANRTLERASALALRLGGSAITLNELPDHLATHDIIVTSTASPLPILGKGLVERVIKQRKHRPIFMVDLAVPRDIEAEVGELDDVFLYTVDDLAQVIEAGIGNRQLAAQEAEAIIEVQVEDFMHWMDTRSVVPTIRALRDHAERQRRHELERAQRLLDKGEDPREVLEQMSRALANKFLHDSSHALNHASGEDRAQLEALLRRLHHIHPE; encoded by the coding sequence ATGCAGTTATTCACCCTCGGAATCAATCACCAAACCGCTCCCCTGGCAGTTCGCGAACAGGTCGCCTTCCACGCTGAAACACTGGAACAGGCACTGCACGACTTGGTCGACCACCGCCAGGTTAAAGAGGCGGCGATTCTTTCCACCTGCAACCGCACTGAAATTTACTGCAACACCGACAGCCCGCAGCAAACCATCGAATGGCTGGCAAATTTCCACCACATCAAGAAGCAGGCCATCGAGCCGCACCTCTATACTTTGCCTCAGAACGAAGCGGTCAAGCACGCCTTCCGCGTCGCCAGCGGACTGGATTCGATGGTGCTGGGCGAGACCCAGATTCTCGGCCAGTTGAAGCAGGCGGTGAACACCGCCGAGCGCGCCGGCACGCTGGGCACGTTGCTGCACAAGCTGTTCCAGCGCACCTTCTCGGTTGCCAAGGAAGTCCGCACCCAGACCGAGATCGGCGCTAACAGCGTGTCCATGGCCGCCGCCGCGGTGCGCCTGGCGGAACGCATCTTCCCCTCGATAAAAGATCAGAACGTACTGTTCATCGGCGCGGGCGAGATGATCGAATTATGCGCCAACCATTTCGCGGCACAGCACCCCAAGCATATTACCGTCGCCAACCGCACCCTGGAGCGCGCCAGCGCGCTGGCCCTGCGGCTGGGCGGCAGCGCCATCACCCTGAACGAACTGCCGGACCACCTCGCCACCCACGACATCATCGTCACCTCCACCGCCAGCCCCCTGCCGATTCTGGGCAAAGGTCTGGTCGAGCGCGTCATCAAGCAGCGCAAGCACCGACCGATATTCATGGTGGACCTTGCGGTGCCGCGCGACATCGAGGCCGAAGTCGGCGAACTGGACGACGTGTTCCTCTACACCGTGGACGACCTCGCCCAAGTGATCGAGGCCGGCATTGGCAATCGACAGCTGGCCGCCCAGGAAGCCGAGGCGATTATCGAGGTTCAGGTGGAAGACTTCATGCACTGGATGGATACGCGCAGCGTCGTGCCCACCATCCGCGCCCTGCGCGACCATGCTGAACGGCAGCGCCGCCACGAGCTGGAACGCGCCCAGCGCCTGCTCGACAAGGGAGAAGACCCGCGCGAAGTGCTCGAACAGATGAGCCGGGCGCTGGCCAACAAATTCCTGCACGACTCCAGCCACGCCCTCAACCACGCCAGCGGAGAAGACCGCGC